Proteins encoded within one genomic window of Pararhizobium capsulatum DSM 1112:
- a CDS encoding Hpt domain-containing protein, translating to MAALQIAFEAPDNSHTARPLPSKAIDLEHLSNQTMGDKALEIEVLQLFARQTRQLLKNLSEDTGGARGEIAHRLKGAALGIGAFAVAEAAGAVERDPSEPAHIALLSAAVLDAELFILRLCR from the coding sequence ATGGCGGCACTCCAGATCGCATTCGAAGCACCTGATAATTCACACACTGCACGTCCTTTGCCGTCGAAGGCTATTGATCTTGAGCACCTGTCGAACCAGACCATGGGTGACAAGGCTCTGGAGATCGAGGTTCTGCAGCTCTTTGCGCGTCAAACCCGCCAGCTTTTGAAAAACCTCTCCGAGGATACGGGTGGTGCGCGCGGCGAAATCGCCCATCGTCTAAAGGGAGCGGCTCTCGGTATCGGTGCCTTTGCTGTTGCCGAAGCCGCCGGCGCCGTCGAGCGCGATCCGAGCGAGCCTGCCCATATCGCGCTGCTGAGTGCCGCGGTTCTTGATGCGGAGCTCTTCATCCTCAGGCTCTGCCGCTGA
- a CDS encoding 2Fe-2S iron-sulfur cluster-binding protein — MTKLKIIAFDGTQYDFDVQNGSTVMENAVRNSVPGIEAECGGACACATCHVYIDDAWSAIVGPPEAMEEDMLDFAYEVKPTSRLSCQIKMNDGLDGLVVHVPERQA, encoded by the coding sequence ATGACCAAACTCAAGATCATCGCCTTCGACGGCACCCAGTATGACTTCGACGTCCAGAACGGCTCGACCGTGATGGAAAACGCCGTGCGCAACTCCGTGCCAGGCATTGAAGCCGAATGTGGCGGCGCCTGTGCCTGTGCCACCTGTCATGTCTACATCGACGACGCCTGGTCAGCGATCGTCGGCCCGCCGGAGGCGATGGAAGAGGATATGCTCGACTTCGCCTACGAGGTGAAGCCAACCTCGCGGCTCTCCTGCCAGATCAAGATGAACGACGGCCTCGACGGGCTCGTCGTTCATGTTCCGGAACGTCAGGCATAA
- a CDS encoding DUF922 domain-containing Zn-dependent protease — protein sequence MPIARISLAALLAFTIVAGDAGISQAETLVSKSISYYAIGGRTAAELDEALSAGGPLMKSTGSRHPGATRIKFGGSITYVKRGDLCAVGSAKVTLNTRLILPRWKNRRKAGTELALVWDTLSSDIKRHEERHAEIARNHARQMEKTFLALKPQSDCERMQASVARASEDAIVAHDKDQARFDKAEAVNFDKRMVRLLKYRLDSLSAK from the coding sequence ATGCCGATAGCCCGCATTTCCCTCGCCGCACTTCTCGCCTTCACGATTGTTGCAGGCGACGCCGGCATTTCGCAGGCTGAAACGCTCGTGAGCAAGTCGATTTCCTATTATGCGATTGGCGGCAGAACGGCGGCCGAGCTTGACGAAGCGCTGTCTGCGGGCGGACCTCTGATGAAATCCACCGGCAGTCGGCATCCGGGTGCGACACGCATCAAATTCGGCGGATCGATCACTTATGTGAAGCGCGGCGACCTCTGCGCTGTCGGCAGCGCGAAAGTGACGCTGAACACAAGGCTCATATTGCCGAGGTGGAAAAACAGACGAAAAGCCGGAACGGAACTGGCCCTCGTCTGGGACACGCTGTCGAGCGACATCAAGCGCCATGAAGAACGCCACGCAGAAATCGCCCGCAATCACGCCCGCCAGATGGAAAAGACGTTTCTGGCCCTCAAGCCGCAATCTGATTGCGAGCGTATGCAGGCGAGCGTTGCAAGGGCAAGCGAAGATGCGATCGTCGCGCATGACAAGGATCAGGCGCGTTTCGACAAAGCCGAAGCAGTGAACTTTGACAAACGTATGGTTCGCCTGCTGAAATACCGTCTCGACAGCCTGTCTGCAAAATAA
- the folP gene encoding dihydropteroate synthase — MSSKPFAPFLPLAWKLAHDRSLVLGPTGVLMAIINVTPDSFSDGGRHNEPDDAIQQALRCVEAGAGILDIGGESTRPGAALVSAAEEQDRILPVIEALASKTSAILSVDTYRAETARFAVEAGAHIINDVHGLQREPEIASVAARTGAGLCIMHTGRDREKLADVIDDQFLFLNRSLEIAAEAGVDRNRIVLDPGFGFAKDTTENLELMARFPELFALNLPILAGTSRKRFLGAVTDREADQRDAATAATTAILRLSGAAVFRVHNVAINRDALLVSDAMLSAKRQGTGR, encoded by the coding sequence ATGTCCAGCAAACCGTTTGCCCCATTTCTACCCCTTGCGTGGAAGCTTGCCCACGACAGGAGCCTGGTGCTCGGGCCGACGGGCGTTCTTATGGCAATCATCAATGTAACCCCGGATTCCTTTTCGGATGGTGGCCGTCACAACGAACCCGACGATGCAATTCAGCAGGCTTTGCGGTGTGTCGAAGCGGGAGCGGGGATACTCGACATCGGTGGCGAATCGACTCGGCCGGGTGCCGCACTGGTTTCTGCCGCGGAAGAGCAGGATCGGATCCTGCCGGTCATCGAGGCGCTGGCATCGAAGACCAGTGCGATCCTCTCCGTCGATACCTATCGCGCAGAGACTGCAAGGTTCGCGGTCGAGGCCGGTGCCCACATCATCAATGACGTCCATGGTCTTCAGCGCGAACCGGAGATCGCCTCTGTCGCCGCCAGGACGGGGGCGGGGCTCTGCATCATGCATACCGGTCGTGACCGGGAGAAGCTGGCCGACGTTATCGACGATCAGTTCCTGTTCCTGAACCGCTCGCTGGAGATCGCGGCGGAGGCGGGTGTCGATCGCAATCGCATCGTGCTCGACCCCGGGTTCGGCTTTGCCAAGGATACGACCGAAAATCTGGAGCTAATGGCCCGCTTCCCGGAGTTATTTGCGTTGAACCTGCCGATTCTCGCCGGTACGTCGCGAAAACGCTTTTTGGGTGCCGTTACGGATCGGGAGGCAGATCAGCGCGACGCGGCCACCGCGGCAACGACCGCCATCCTGCGTCTTTCCGGGGCTGCGGTTTTTCGCGTACACAATGTCGCAATCAACAGGGATGCGCTGCTCGTTTCGGATGCTATGCTGAGCGCAAAAAGACAAGGGACGGGACGATGA
- the folK gene encoding 2-amino-4-hydroxy-6-hydroxymethyldihydropteridine diphosphokinase has translation MRDSVNHWAALGLGGNIGDAKVSIARALVLLDARPDCDVIAVSRLYRTPPWGKTDQAWFFNACAAVSTQLSPEALLQTCLSIERDMKRERLERWGPRTIDIDVLAYDGIKQSDTQLEIPHPRMTARGFVLMPLADFAPGLEVEGCTVANWLANTDTTGIEVADDDLGWWRKY, from the coding sequence ATGCGTGACAGCGTGAACCACTGGGCAGCACTGGGGCTTGGCGGCAATATCGGCGATGCGAAGGTGTCCATCGCCCGCGCATTGGTGCTGTTGGACGCCAGACCGGATTGTGACGTCATCGCGGTGTCGCGACTTTACCGCACGCCCCCATGGGGAAAGACGGATCAGGCATGGTTCTTCAACGCCTGTGCGGCCGTTTCGACGCAACTGTCTCCGGAAGCATTGCTGCAGACGTGTCTGTCGATCGAGCGGGACATGAAGCGTGAGCGTCTGGAGCGCTGGGGTCCGCGGACGATCGATATCGATGTCCTCGCCTATGACGGTATCAAGCAATCGGACACGCAGCTGGAAATCCCGCATCCACGGATGACGGCGCGTGGCTTCGTGCTGATGCCGCTTGCAGATTTTGCGCCAGGCCTGGAGGTCGAGGGATGCACTGTTGCGAATTGGCTTGCGAACACCGACACGACCGGCATCGAGGTAGCTGACGATGACCTCGGCTGGTGGCGTAAATATTAG
- the folB gene encoding dihydroneopterin aldolase produces the protein MTATYTITLKNCAFFARHGVHDEEEFLGQRFFVDAELDVEQGSALVDDSIEDTVHYGIAFTEIEKIITGRRRYLIEALALEVATTLCSRFPQIRRARISIRKPNAPVPGVLDYVEVSVEHHA, from the coding sequence ATGACAGCGACCTACACGATCACGCTCAAGAACTGCGCCTTCTTCGCGCGCCATGGCGTTCACGACGAGGAGGAGTTTCTCGGCCAGCGATTCTTTGTCGACGCGGAACTGGACGTCGAGCAGGGCAGCGCCCTGGTGGATGATTCCATCGAAGATACGGTGCATTACGGGATTGCCTTCACCGAGATCGAGAAGATCATCACAGGTCGCCGACGCTATCTCATCGAGGCATTGGCGCTCGAGGTCGCGACGACGCTCTGTTCGCGTTTTCCGCAAATCCGCCGTGCCAGGATATCGATCCGCAAGCCGAACGCGCCCGTGCCGGGCGTACTCGACTATGTAGAGGTTTCCGTCGAGCATCATGCGTGA